A stretch of bacterium DNA encodes these proteins:
- a CDS encoding cytochrome P450 gives MIPDHVPDELVHAFDFRLDPRIATDPWTFFASAADLPEVFWSPDLGGHWVLARAARIEEAWMRPDLFSAKSVSVPRIDSPYRLIPNNLDPPEHRAYQQIFTRQMFAPRIIDALADEFRAMTRDRIDDFFETGRADFNAEYAEPLPVQIFLSMLGVSPDRRGEFDSGVQRVFRGTTPEDVFGGMTEVAQLLDAWIEAERVDRDAPRDAHVLEAMLRAEIDGRRLDKAELTSMATMLMLAGLDTVTSATLHQILFLATHPEHRQQLIDDPAKIPNAVEELLRRFSAPNLGRIVAKDCSFAGVPMREGDMVLLSTTIAGLDADRFERPFEVDFDRPGLKADSLSFGTGIHMCSGHALARTELAITLQELLPRLPNLRLAEGAEIRYASGGTLTITTPVPLEWDVQGA, from the coding sequence ATGATCCCGGATCACGTCCCCGACGAGCTCGTCCACGCCTTCGACTTCCGTCTCGACCCGCGGATCGCGACCGATCCGTGGACGTTCTTCGCGAGCGCCGCGGATCTGCCCGAGGTCTTCTGGTCTCCGGACCTGGGCGGCCACTGGGTTCTCGCCCGCGCGGCGCGGATCGAAGAGGCGTGGATGCGTCCGGACCTCTTCTCGGCGAAGAGCGTGAGCGTGCCGCGGATCGACAGCCCGTACCGACTGATCCCGAACAACCTGGATCCGCCGGAGCACCGCGCCTACCAGCAGATCTTCACCCGCCAGATGTTCGCCCCGCGGATCATCGACGCCCTCGCCGACGAGTTTCGCGCGATGACCCGGGATCGGATCGACGACTTCTTCGAGACCGGCCGCGCCGACTTCAACGCGGAGTATGCCGAGCCGCTTCCGGTCCAGATCTTCCTCAGCATGCTCGGCGTCTCGCCGGATCGTCGCGGAGAGTTCGACTCCGGCGTCCAGCGCGTCTTCCGCGGGACGACGCCGGAGGACGTCTTCGGCGGCATGACCGAGGTCGCCCAGCTGCTCGACGCCTGGATCGAGGCCGAGAGGGTCGACCGCGACGCGCCTCGGGACGCGCACGTCCTCGAGGCCATGCTGCGCGCGGAGATCGATGGGCGGCGACTCGACAAGGCGGAGCTCACGAGCATGGCGACGATGCTGATGCTGGCCGGACTCGACACGGTCACGAGCGCGACGCTCCACCAGATCCTCTTCCTGGCGACCCACCCCGAGCATCGCCAGCAGCTGATCGATGACCCCGCGAAGATCCCGAACGCCGTCGAGGAGCTGCTCCGTCGCTTCAGCGCTCCGAATCTGGGTCGGATCGTCGCGAAGGACTGCTCCTTCGCCGGCGTCCCGATGCGCGAAGGCGACATGGTCCTGCTCTCGACCACGATCGCGGGGCTCGACGCCGACCGGTTCGAACGGCCCTTCGAGGTCGACTTCGATCGCCCGGGACTCAAGGCCGACTCGCTCTCCTTCGGGACCGGCATCCACATGTGCAGCGGCCACGCGCTCGCGCGCACGGAGCTGGCGATCACGCTCCAGGAGCTGCTGCCCCGTCTCCCCAATCTGCGCCTCGCCGAGGGGGCGGAGATCCGATACGCGTCGGGCGGGACGCTGACGATCACCACGCCCGTTCCGCTCGAGTGGGACGTCCAGGGGGCGTAG
- a CDS encoding cyclase family protein translates to MAAPTKEALDQYFESLSNWGRWGEDDERGTLNHLRPEHAARAAGLVREGRSISLAHDLELTPSPETPVPAQHHMLAAGDARDESGFPGYEAARDFVGAHVHGLGVTHIDALCHMFVRGKMYNGFPAEDVRSDGARRNTLLSFADGVVGRGVLVDFAHARGTEYIDGNEAIRLEEVEETLERQGAVVETGDILLVASGRCARRRLAGGPLDPADGMVGLHAECLPWLREREISVLGSDGISDPLPGLGIPEWPFPIHQVGITGLGLPLIDNLALGELSEACASAGRWTFLFTLGAMRVPGATGCPVNPIAVM, encoded by the coding sequence ATGGCCGCGCCGACCAAGGAAGCGCTCGACCAGTATTTCGAATCGCTCTCGAACTGGGGGCGCTGGGGCGAGGACGACGAACGGGGGACGCTCAACCACCTGCGTCCGGAGCACGCGGCGCGCGCCGCCGGATTGGTTCGCGAGGGACGCTCGATCAGCCTCGCACACGATCTCGAGCTCACGCCGTCGCCGGAGACCCCGGTGCCCGCCCAGCACCACATGCTGGCAGCGGGAGATGCGCGCGACGAGAGCGGCTTCCCCGGCTACGAGGCCGCGCGGGATTTCGTCGGCGCCCACGTGCACGGTCTCGGGGTCACGCACATCGACGCGCTCTGCCACATGTTCGTACGCGGGAAGATGTACAACGGGTTTCCGGCGGAGGACGTGCGCAGCGATGGCGCGCGTCGGAACACGCTCCTCAGCTTCGCCGATGGCGTCGTGGGCCGCGGCGTCCTGGTCGACTTCGCCCATGCGCGCGGGACGGAGTACATCGATGGCAACGAAGCGATCCGGCTCGAAGAGGTCGAAGAGACGCTCGAGCGCCAGGGAGCGGTCGTCGAGACGGGGGACATCCTGCTCGTGGCAAGCGGGCGTTGCGCGCGCCGGCGCCTCGCGGGCGGGCCCCTCGATCCCGCGGACGGGATGGTCGGCCTCCACGCCGAGTGCCTTCCCTGGCTGCGCGAGCGCGAGATCTCGGTGCTCGGGAGCGACGGCATCTCGGATCCGCTTCCGGGACTCGGGATTCCGGAATGGCCCTTTCCGATCCATCAGGTCGGCATCACCGGCCTCGGTCTTCCGCTGATCGACAACCTCGCCCTCGGTGAACTCTCGGAGGCTTGCGCTTCGGCGGGGCGTTGGACCTTCCTGTTCACGCTCGGGGCGATGCGCGTACCGGGCGCGACCGGTTGTCCCGTCAATCCGATCGCGGTGATGTAG
- a CDS encoding amidohydrolase family protein: MIASRRTQEGRVAFDLVIRGGLVVDGSGTGGYRADVGIQGDRIAAIGRLGERGREEIDADGLAVTPGFIDGHTHFDAQVFWDPCGANSCWQGVTSVVMGNCGFTIAPVHDDARALVLRNLERAEDIDATALAEGIDWTWQTFPEYLEALDRVPKSIHYAANIGHSALRTWAMGERAFEEEADEDDLRRMREQLKAALVAGAIGFTTSRSEHHETSDDRPVASRIASWDELHALVDVMGELGIGMLEGGTEGFLSADPEEREVVFEHVRRIAVEQGVPVTAGLIATREGGRAMLDRIDRIAAAGGRMIGQSHCRGISVLLGFRTRLPFDVLPEWIPFREQPIEEQKRALRDPQTRARLAKAAMEGDYDRWRGIGAMPRKPDWDRLRVYDRGLPPWPTVGEVAQARGVSPAEAMIDLALESDFERLFIQPSLYPQDEEVLLDVLRHPRTVMTFSDSGAHLSQICDASIQTHLLGHWVRDAGAFTLEEGVRMLTLEPAQAWGFTDRGLLREGMLADLNVFDPAAVGPAVPRLVDDLPGGGLRLSQGAIGFATTVVAGEIAFRDGASTGRHAGRLIRNRRVAGNG; the protein is encoded by the coding sequence GTGATCGCTTCTCGGCGAACGCAGGAGGGCAGGGTGGCCTTCGACCTCGTGATTCGTGGCGGCCTCGTGGTCGATGGCTCTGGAACGGGCGGCTACCGCGCCGACGTGGGGATCCAGGGCGATCGGATCGCCGCGATCGGTCGCCTCGGGGAGCGGGGTCGCGAGGAGATCGACGCGGACGGCCTCGCCGTCACGCCGGGCTTCATCGACGGCCACACCCACTTCGACGCCCAGGTCTTCTGGGATCCGTGCGGCGCAAACTCGTGCTGGCAGGGCGTGACGAGCGTCGTGATGGGCAACTGCGGCTTCACGATCGCGCCGGTCCACGACGACGCGCGCGCCCTCGTCCTCCGGAACCTCGAACGGGCCGAGGACATCGACGCGACGGCGCTTGCCGAAGGGATCGACTGGACCTGGCAGACTTTTCCCGAGTACCTCGAGGCCCTCGACCGCGTCCCCAAGTCGATCCACTATGCGGCGAACATCGGACACTCGGCGCTCCGGACCTGGGCGATGGGCGAACGGGCCTTCGAGGAGGAGGCCGACGAAGACGATCTCCGGCGCATGCGGGAACAGCTGAAGGCGGCGCTCGTCGCCGGCGCGATCGGCTTCACGACCTCCCGCAGCGAGCACCACGAGACTTCCGACGACCGCCCCGTCGCGTCCCGGATCGCGAGCTGGGACGAGCTCCACGCCCTGGTCGACGTGATGGGCGAGCTCGGGATCGGGATGCTCGAAGGCGGGACGGAGGGCTTCCTCTCGGCCGACCCGGAGGAGCGCGAGGTCGTCTTCGAGCACGTCCGGCGGATCGCGGTCGAGCAGGGCGTCCCCGTGACCGCCGGGCTGATCGCGACCCGTGAGGGCGGACGCGCGATGCTCGACCGGATCGACCGGATCGCCGCGGCGGGGGGCCGGATGATCGGTCAGAGCCATTGCCGCGGGATCTCGGTCCTGCTCGGGTTCCGCACGCGGCTGCCCTTCGACGTCCTGCCGGAGTGGATCCCGTTCCGCGAGCAGCCGATCGAAGAGCAGAAGCGCGCTTTGCGCGATCCGCAGACCCGGGCGCGCCTCGCAAAGGCGGCCATGGAAGGCGACTACGATCGCTGGCGCGGGATCGGTGCGATGCCGCGGAAGCCGGACTGGGACCGGCTCCGGGTCTACGATCGCGGCTTGCCGCCGTGGCCGACGGTCGGGGAGGTCGCCCAGGCGCGGGGGGTGTCGCCGGCGGAGGCGATGATCGACCTCGCGCTCGAGAGCGACTTCGAGCGGCTCTTCATCCAGCCGAGCCTCTATCCGCAGGACGAGGAGGTGTTGCTCGACGTGCTGCGCCACCCGCGGACCGTCATGACGTTCTCGGATTCCGGCGCGCATCTGAGCCAGATCTGTGACGCCTCGATCCAGACCCATCTGCTCGGGCACTGGGTGCGCGATGCAGGGGCCTTCACGCTCGAAGAGGGCGTGCGCATGCTGACCCTCGAGCCGGCGCAGGCCTGGGGCTTCACGGATCGCGGGTTGCTCCGGGAAGGCATGCTGGCGGACCTGAACGTGTTCGATCCCGCCGCCGTGGGTCCTGCCGTGCCACGGCTCGTCGACGATCTGCCCGGTGGGGGTCTGCGTCTCTCGCAGGGCGCGATCGGCTTTGCGACGACGGTGGTCGCGGGCGAGATCGCCTTCCGGGACGGGGCGTCGACGGGGCGACATGCCGGGCGCTTGATCCGGAATCGTCGCGTTGCGGGAAATGGTTGA